Proteins found in one Mycoplasmopsis bovigenitalium genomic segment:
- a CDS encoding MAG6410 family transglutaminase-related lipoprotein, with amino-acid sequence MKNFKCKLLALGGVSSVVVLASQLVSCEVSQKQENKKTTNESPLSPATPIIKKETKPLTKLTPAAPIVNVNTKKTLPLTKLSDAKKSNQQNTAPIVNNNQKHPRKQTVDKSEISNQILSANLTGYNYYSDANYHLGFDDNIELKTDQELNLKLLNNSNQEVNGVNWYVRTYYPTDEVYEINQNLNINSSLSFVTPNIIKGNNNENKTKNVELWAYYQGHLYKANLKIYTKQESKNISEYEQSLNRVKELSKGWHNLSDVQKAKKAYEWLTTNVKYQEGQYLGDDQTAYSAIIQQASVYTGYAKGFKMFMDELNIPNMLITGDVGTERHIWNMVEIEGKWYHVDATWGIRTSFNNNINYNYFLINDYDLKFGRDYIKRFKYEQMGEKYRGIALENFITQREQVAKLVEKQLSPESKTNVLTLTTPYNAEFDNVVREGIFKKISNREKLHITKKQNRNFLTYTCILPRNNEHVKNTNIEIEKFANNVSSYILKIKTKNNDVELSNDNVFVQGAFIKKVEKQGSDYLVYLENFDNFGSAKVNIEVHKIGYKFNAYQKSFDFDVQRQGMPKAVFNPTDSNNGVLTNIDNSMEYRTYNNPWQGVTSNQIKLDNIGTIPISIRKKSSNTHFASEIQVINIEKGRDLDRIVKYYNGEVVGVGNTIQYRLKNSNGWTDINANKLANLTQGQYEFRVKPMPNKLASDVFTLTVN; translated from the coding sequence ATGAAAAATTTTAAATGTAAACTATTAGCTTTGGGCGGAGTAAGTAGCGTTGTTGTTTTGGCTTCGCAATTAGTTTCTTGTGAAGTTTCGCAAAAACAAGAAAATAAAAAAACAACAAATGAATCACCACTTTCGCCGGCAACTCCAATCATAAAAAAAGAAACTAAGCCGCTAACAAAACTAACCCCTGCAGCGCCAATCGTGAATGTCAATACTAAAAAAACACTGCCTCTAACTAAATTAAGTGATGCAAAAAAATCTAATCAACAAAACACTGCGCCAATTGTTAATAATAATCAAAAGCACCCAAGAAAGCAAACTGTTGACAAGTCGGAAATTAGTAATCAAATTTTAAGTGCAAATCTAACTGGATACAATTATTATTCTGATGCAAATTACCATTTAGGTTTTGATGATAATATTGAATTAAAAACTGATCAAGAGTTAAATTTAAAGTTATTGAACAACTCTAATCAAGAAGTAAACGGCGTAAATTGGTATGTTAGAACATATTACCCAACTGATGAAGTTTATGAAATAAATCAAAATTTAAACATTAATTCATCTCTTAGTTTTGTGACACCAAATATTATTAAAGGCAACAATAATGAAAATAAAACTAAAAATGTTGAGTTATGAGCATATTACCAAGGTCACTTATATAAAGCTAATTTAAAAATATACACTAAGCAAGAAAGCAAAAACATAAGTGAATATGAACAAAGTCTAAATAGAGTTAAGGAACTAAGTAAAGGTTGACATAATTTATCAGATGTTCAAAAAGCCAAAAAAGCATATGAATGATTGACAACTAATGTTAAATATCAAGAGGGTCAATATTTAGGAGATGATCAAACTGCTTATTCTGCAATAATACAGCAAGCTAGCGTATATACTGGTTATGCTAAGGGCTTTAAAATGTTTATGGACGAGTTAAATATTCCCAATATGCTTATAACAGGGGATGTTGGAACCGAAAGACATATCTGAAATATGGTAGAAATAGAAGGTAAATGATATCACGTTGATGCTACTTGAGGAATTAGAACCAGTTTCAACAATAATATAAACTATAATTATTTTTTGATTAATGATTATGATTTAAAATTTGGCAGAGATTACATAAAACGCTTTAAATATGAACAAATGGGCGAAAAATATCGTGGAATTGCATTAGAAAACTTTATTACACAAAGAGAACAAGTTGCTAAGTTGGTTGAAAAACAATTAAGTCCGGAGTCAAAAACTAATGTTTTAACTTTAACTACACCATATAACGCAGAATTTGATAATGTAGTAAGAGAAGGAATTTTCAAAAAAATAAGCAACCGTGAAAAATTACACATAACAAAGAAACAAAATCGAAACTTTTTAACATATACTTGCATATTGCCTCGTAACAATGAACATGTTAAAAATACCAATATAGAAATTGAAAAATTCGCAAATAATGTTAGCTCATATATTTTGAAAATAAAAACTAAAAACAATGATGTTGAGTTGTCAAATGATAATGTATTTGTTCAAGGTGCATTTATTAAAAAAGTTGAAAAACAAGGCTCAGATTATTTAGTTTACCTTGAAAATTTCGATAATTTTGGAAGTGCAAAAGTTAACATTGAAGTTCATAAAATCGGATATAAATTTAATGCTTACCAAAAATCATTTGATTTTGATGTTCAACGTCAAGGAATGCCTAAAGCAGTATTCAATCCAACTGATTCGAACAATGGTGTGTTAACAAATATTGATAATAGTATGGAATACCGTACATACAATAATCCTTGACAGGGCGTAACATCTAATCAAATTAAACTTGACAACATTGGTACAATACCTATTTCAATAAGAAAAAAATCTTCTAATACACATTTTGCTTCTGAAATTCAAGTTATTAATATTGAAAAAGGACGAGATTTAGATAGAATTGTTAAATATTATAATGGTGAAGTGGTTGGCGTCGGTAATACTATACAATACCGTTTAAAAAATTCAAATGGTTGAACAGATATTAATGCTAATAAATTAGCAAACTTAACCCAAGGTCAATACGAATTCAGAGTGAAACCAATGCCAAATAAACTTGCTTCTGATGTATTTACCCTTACCGTAAATTAA
- a CDS encoding GA module-containing protein, with product MLINEDDKDKYNKLKDDFVKLNQSKQDLKDKLNNNQFNNLGEKDKENILNKLKEIKFDLNSDNSQKVNELLNEITELDNFKKNLIEKINQLQGVDETEKLKTVEEIKQAPTKELAQKLFDDLSLKSKKQTAKNEIQSLSSINNKKEQYLKNIEQAQNTEQIENIINEAKELDKQRKNKEFDKQNFSAISAHPEAKNQYNKEIEKANDSQAINEIVHKYKQWDNKFNEAIKTIDSLNNLSQTAKEQLKNKINQINLDSKQTQEVIIAIDRILNDAKKTDQQNAKNIEILKQNEKWLPDNYANEIKEKIKNQTTIKDSNALLNKAKKLWKARETISKLEFINNEKQQYLDQLIDIEKPELQIHNLVEEAKQKNLTKQGYYLGLDQFKSSFSNQFITNQKEKIKQISEANAKSIFDQINKLHRDLEKQKNDTKKSVKTEFNQKATSPKHKEFYLSLADKQKYSDNVLENSSDQECVQVLNDIVKLSKIETDLFIYSKNKNKYKLLLNDAEANQYMSKYSSLSQADKNHSSVELLNKIKPILLDVEKLHNDKKLIQDKYDTLQLVKSSLRQNAKNQVKNQTKQQAEQRFNELQTLNTEIDKALKQLEGSEFNKLSAANKTKFKERIKNVDQVAQIQPIIDEAKNEVALIGAKQNAKSKINKLNKIYNKAKFTKRVDDAKNVDQVTQILNEAQDLNKTKIDTVKSINKLQIANATKTNAIKSIEQNDDKTFVTNKFNELKDISDHKTKHINLINNFDLITKQKRDGKIDLIKKNDNKDFITKEFNSLKQLFDSKKSLENDINQAKTNNQISNSIKNKLINELKAKDSTVGVLQDFIRYKNNYAEHNKAINTLEQVKDLMKPFSFGNHIKELEQFIKNNSENNNDTATGFEQKNQNLHNPNNLNNYYNKFNQDSIRFLDEFKRNINSLSKSELAKKQNELQKHKEKLKEIDNKLKGTFNNSQRQLINDEFKKVEAKITEIENLIISKQNEINKLVNEYNTAKNALQVNIDKLRAYPIYQNDNKIIADKYQDILNRNVQSFNSAKLDNEAREWHAKMLTAKKALDMYNAPIDELVKYTNLRARNDSIKKIAFDKYEYLSKEITNTMKLHRANLHDDSEYMEANIKQLWNSFDTVKELIFIHEIINIIGKGKWTKVTSDKDHDLYIYKAYVSNGTHSNSTIVLDTPEYKSNHYPDMKFVFKGSINKEWNPYYHKFRGHIEFHSGEANNLVIRMDGEYTINWLPSKERFLENQHNGKDKETHQKRNDANLQLKYVLSGSKIAERVN from the coding sequence TTGTTAATTAATGAAGATGACAAAGATAAATATAACAAACTAAAAGATGATTTTGTTAAATTAAATCAATCAAAACAGGATTTAAAAGATAAATTAAATAACAACCAGTTCAACAATTTAGGTGAAAAAGATAAAGAAAACATTTTAAACAAGCTTAAAGAAATTAAATTTGATCTAAATAGCGACAATAGTCAAAAAGTAAATGAACTATTAAATGAAATAACCGAGTTAGATAACTTCAAAAAGAATTTGATTGAAAAAATAAATCAATTGCAAGGTGTCGATGAAACAGAAAAACTAAAAACAGTTGAAGAAATCAAACAAGCACCAACAAAAGAATTAGCACAAAAACTTTTTGATGATCTTTCTTTAAAATCTAAAAAACAAACCGCAAAAAATGAAATACAATCATTGAGTAGCATTAATAATAAAAAAGAACAATACTTAAAAAATATTGAACAAGCGCAAAATACCGAGCAAATAGAGAATATTATTAATGAAGCTAAAGAATTAGATAAACAGAGAAAAAATAAAGAATTTGATAAGCAAAACTTCAGTGCAATTTCCGCCCACCCCGAAGCAAAAAATCAGTACAATAAAGAGATTGAAAAAGCTAATGATTCGCAAGCAATTAATGAAATTGTTCACAAATATAAACAATGAGATAATAAATTTAATGAAGCAATAAAAACAATTGATTCATTAAATAATTTATCGCAAACTGCTAAAGAGCAATTAAAAAATAAAATTAATCAAATTAATTTAGATTCTAAACAAACTCAAGAAGTAATTATAGCAATTGACAGGATTCTTAATGATGCTAAGAAAACAGATCAGCAAAATGCCAAAAACATTGAAATATTGAAACAAAACGAAAAATGATTGCCAGATAATTACGCTAATGAAATAAAAGAAAAAATCAAAAATCAAACAACAATAAAAGATTCAAATGCATTGTTGAACAAAGCTAAAAAATTATGAAAAGCAAGAGAAACCATTAGTAAATTAGAATTCATTAACAATGAAAAGCAACAATATTTAGATCAGTTAATTGATATTGAAAAACCAGAATTGCAAATTCATAATTTAGTTGAAGAAGCAAAACAAAAAAATTTAACTAAACAAGGATATTACTTAGGTTTAGACCAATTTAAATCTTCATTTAGTAATCAATTTATTACAAATCAAAAAGAAAAAATTAAACAAATTAGTGAAGCTAATGCAAAAAGTATTTTTGATCAAATTAACAAGTTGCATCGAGATTTAGAAAAACAAAAAAATGACACTAAGAAATCTGTTAAAACTGAATTTAATCAAAAAGCTACCTCACCAAAACACAAAGAATTTTATTTATCACTTGCTGATAAACAAAAATATAGTGACAATGTTCTTGAAAATTCAAGTGATCAAGAATGTGTGCAAGTATTAAATGATATTGTCAAACTATCAAAAATAGAAACTGATTTATTTATCTATTCAAAAAATAAAAACAAATACAAGTTATTACTAAATGATGCAGAAGCAAATCAATATATGAGCAAATACAGTTCCCTTTCTCAAGCTGACAAAAATCACTCATCTGTTGAACTATTAAATAAAATAAAACCAATATTATTGGATGTTGAAAAACTGCACAATGATAAAAAATTAATTCAAGATAAATATGACACATTACAACTTGTAAAAAGTTCTCTACGTCAAAATGCTAAAAACCAAGTTAAAAATCAAACAAAACAACAAGCAGAACAAAGATTTAATGAGCTGCAAACTTTGAACACTGAAATTGACAAAGCACTAAAACAATTAGAAGGTAGTGAATTCAATAAATTAAGTGCTGCAAATAAAACTAAATTTAAAGAACGCATTAAAAATGTGGATCAAGTAGCCCAAATTCAACCAATAATTGATGAAGCTAAAAATGAAGTTGCATTAATTGGCGCAAAACAAAATGCTAAATCAAAAATAAATAAGTTAAACAAAATATACAACAAAGCAAAATTCACTAAAAGAGTTGACGATGCCAAAAATGTTGATCAGGTAACCCAAATTTTAAATGAAGCACAAGATCTTAATAAAACGAAAATCGATACAGTTAAATCAATTAATAAGCTTCAAATAGCAAATGCCACAAAAACTAATGCAATTAAATCTATTGAGCAAAATGATGATAAAACATTTGTTACAAATAAATTTAACGAATTAAAAGATATCTCAGACCACAAAACAAAACATATTAACTTAATTAATAATTTTGATTTAATAACAAAACAAAAAAGAGATGGCAAAATTGATTTAATTAAGAAAAACGACAATAAAGATTTCATTACAAAAGAATTTAATTCATTAAAACAATTGTTTGATTCTAAAAAATCGCTTGAAAATGATATTAATCAGGCTAAAACAAATAATCAAATTTCTAACTCTATAAAAAATAAATTAATTAATGAACTAAAAGCCAAAGACTCAACTGTTGGTGTATTACAAGATTTTATAAGATATAAAAATAATTATGCAGAGCATAATAAAGCAATTAATACACTTGAACAAGTTAAAGATTTAATGAAACCATTTAGTTTTGGCAACCATATAAAAGAATTAGAACAATTTATTAAAAACAACTCAGAGAATAACAATGATACTGCAACAGGTTTTGAACAGAAAAATCAAAATCTACATAATCCAAATAATTTAAATAATTACTATAATAAATTTAATCAAGATAGCATAAGATTTTTAGACGAATTTAAGCGTAATATCAATTCATTAAGTAAATCTGAGCTTGCGAAAAAACAAAATGAGTTGCAAAAACACAAAGAAAAACTTAAAGAAATAGACAATAAATTAAAAGGTACATTCAATAACTCGCAAAGACAATTAATCAATGATGAGTTTAAAAAAGTTGAAGCTAAAATTACTGAAATTGAAAATCTAATTATTAGTAAACAGAACGAAATTAACAAGTTAGTTAATGAATATAATACAGCCAAAAATGCTCTGCAAGTTAATATTGATAAATTAAGAGCATATCCTATATATCAAAATGACAACAAAATAATTGCCGATAAATATCAAGATATTTTAAATAGAAATGTTCAAAGTTTCAATTCTGCAAAACTGGATAACGAAGCAAGAGAATGACATGCAAAAATGTTGACAGCTAAAAAAGCTCTTGACATGTATAATGCACCAATCGATGAACTAGTAAAATACACAAATTTAAGAGCAAGAAATGATAGCATCAAAAAGATTGCTTTTGACAAGTATGAATATTTATCAAAAGAAATTACAAACACTATGAAATTACATAGAGCTAACCTCCACGATGATAGTGAATACATGGAAGCCAACATAAAACAACTATGAAATAGTTTTGACACAGTTAAAGAATTAATATTTATTCATGAAATTATCAATATTATTGGCAAAGGAAAATGAACAAAAGTTACAAGTGATAAAGATCACGATCTATATATTTATAAGGCATATGTTTCAAATGGAACACATTCTAATTCAACAATTGTTTTAGACACCCCCGAATATAAATCAAACCATTATCCAGATATGAAATTTGTGTTTAAAGGTTCTATTAATAAAGAATGGAATCCTTATTACCATAAATTCAGAGGCCATATTGAATTCCATAGTGGTGAAGCAAATAATCTTGTAATCAGAATGGATGGAGAATATACAATTAACTGACTACCATCGAAAGAAAGATTCCTCGAAAATCAACATAATGGCAAAGATAAAGAAACACATCAAAAAAGAAATGATGCAAATCTGCAACTTAAATATGTTCTTAGTGGATCAAAAATAGCGGAAAGAGTAAACTAA
- a CDS encoding GA module-containing protein — MKKSVKRGIFTTSVITTSFGSMGVTTTAIINKNNLDPEFLEKLIAEIKAKTQEAIHEYENLNKNKDSLKIFKQNIDKSEQKLSELESKFNEYNSIKNKSSDIKKVIDDFKESLNTLKDNISNAKTEYFQKVDDDIKLNINAANELIEKLNSNQDSVDTLQHAITEAENKLNDFEDKLNNYDNEEHKNNETISQNLDIFKEAIKTLRNEISKSNQKYTANKQTFDQIVENAKQTSNAAIKKLRETSKINVPGLEEAYNNLAIALNEVADAKQKVKDSKIHVDNLTEVAQKVKNAENKVKDLLELINKLNDEQLNSKYLEEIESNIDELNQKNSEAEVVQDNVTKLSEFIEEFKEKINAAKETTNVIDSNSSTVTEQTKTKNNELKLLIPQSQEHLKKVEDKLNKITAEIQGELFTLQSNAQDNKQSIEENKDNFEQLSKDLDNIEQNLANSVSNLKQKIEKVDYQNLFKPINDLQSLIESNKNKALENIKGLILEELNKAQHLKQDQIQEFKNKINAANTLEELKTIKQKIQETNSKQEANEFVKQLNNLSDSEINEYIKSVDGTNTDDLSNLKEKYSKINEQKSQLISQINDLDFTDEHKNQFKKEIKQKNLADAQNHLENIKKINDLKQQIKQYINDPANKIPDDKKSLLKNELLNANNILDVENIHRKAQVEKAKQSAIEEINKLTVNNKDELINEINQKDNEDEVMAVVAKAKGDLLQTAKLEAEGKIKKLKFISQNEKNKIISEIKQKNNENKSDITKLINDLSAKNTEKETIFNENIANSELFNPEHIQEKLRSC; from the coding sequence ATGAAAAAGTCTGTTAAACGCGGTATATTCACAACATCTGTTATTACAACATCATTTGGTTCAATGGGAGTTACAACAACAGCAATAATCAACAAAAATAATCTTGATCCTGAGTTTTTAGAAAAATTAATTGCTGAAATTAAAGCAAAAACTCAAGAAGCTATTCATGAATATGAAAATCTAAATAAAAATAAAGATTCATTAAAAATATTTAAACAAAATATTGATAAATCTGAACAAAAACTTAGCGAATTAGAATCAAAATTCAATGAATATAACTCTATAAAAAATAAATCTAGCGACATTAAAAAAGTAATCGACGATTTCAAGGAATCTTTAAATACACTTAAAGATAATATTTCTAATGCAAAAACTGAATATTTCCAAAAAGTAGATGATGATATTAAATTAAACATAAACGCAGCTAATGAATTAATTGAAAAATTAAATTCAAATCAAGATTCAGTAGATACTTTACAACATGCAATTACCGAAGCAGAAAATAAGTTAAATGATTTTGAAGATAAGTTAAATAATTACGATAACGAAGAACATAAAAATAATGAAACGATTAGCCAAAATCTTGATATTTTTAAAGAAGCAATCAAAACTTTAAGAAATGAAATTTCTAAATCTAATCAAAAATATACTGCAAATAAACAAACATTTGACCAAATAGTAGAAAATGCTAAACAAACATCGAATGCAGCAATAAAAAAATTAAGAGAAACATCAAAAATTAATGTGCCAGGTCTTGAAGAAGCATACAATAATTTAGCAATAGCTCTTAATGAAGTTGCGGATGCAAAACAAAAAGTTAAGGATTCAAAAATCCATGTTGATAATTTAACTGAAGTTGCGCAGAAAGTTAAAAACGCAGAAAATAAAGTTAAAGATTTATTGGAATTAATTAATAAATTAAACGATGAGCAATTAAATTCAAAATATCTTGAAGAAATTGAAAGCAATATTGATGAGTTAAATCAAAAAAATAGTGAAGCTGAAGTAGTGCAAGATAATGTAACAAAATTATCTGAATTCATTGAAGAATTTAAAGAAAAAATCAATGCCGCTAAGGAAACAACTAATGTTATTGACAGCAATTCTTCAACAGTAACCGAACAGACAAAAACCAAAAATAATGAATTAAAATTATTAATACCGCAATCACAAGAACATTTAAAAAAGGTTGAGGACAAACTAAATAAAATAACTGCAGAAATCCAAGGTGAATTATTCACACTACAAAGCAATGCACAAGATAACAAACAAAGCATTGAAGAAAATAAAGATAATTTTGAACAGTTATCTAAGGATTTAGATAATATTGAGCAAAATTTAGCAAATTCAGTTTCTAATCTAAAACAAAAAATTGAAAAGGTAGACTACCAAAATCTTTTCAAACCAATTAATGATTTACAATCTCTAATAGAATCAAATAAAAATAAAGCACTTGAAAATATTAAAGGGCTTATTTTAGAAGAACTAAATAAAGCTCAACATTTAAAACAAGACCAAATTCAAGAATTCAAAAATAAAATTAATGCAGCTAATACTTTAGAAGAATTAAAAACAATTAAGCAAAAAATTCAAGAAACAAATTCAAAACAAGAAGCAAATGAATTCGTAAAACAACTGAACAATTTATCAGACAGCGAAATAAATGAATATATCAAATCAGTTGATGGTACAAATACTGATGATCTTTCAAATTTAAAAGAAAAATACTCAAAAATTAATGAGCAAAAATCTCAATTAATTTCCCAAATCAATGATTTGGATTTTACGGATGAACACAAAAATCAATTCAAGAAGGAAATTAAACAAAAAAATCTCGCTGATGCTCAAAACCATTTAGAAAATATCAAAAAAATTAATGACTTAAAACAACAAATTAAGCAATACATTAATGATCCAGCTAATAAAATACCTGATGATAAAAAATCTCTTTTAAAAAATGAATTGCTAAATGCAAATAATATTTTGGATGTTGAGAATATCCATCGTAAAGCACAAGTTGAAAAAGCAAAACAATCAGCTATCGAAGAAATTAATAAACTAACTGTCAATAATAAAGATGAATTGATAAATGAAATTAATCAAAAAGATAATGAAGATGAAGTTATGGCCGTTGTTGCTAAAGCAAAAGGCGATTTATTACAGACCGCTAAACTTGAAGCAGAAGGCAAAATCAAAAAACTTAAATTCATTAGCCAAAATGAAAAAAATAAAATAATCAGTGAAATAAAACAAAAAAATAATGAAAATAAATCAGATATAACGAAATTAATCAATGATTTATCTGCAAAAAATACAGAAAAAGAAACAATATTTAATGAGAATATTGCAAATTCTGAGTTATTTAATCCAGAACACATTCAAGAAAAATTGAGAAGTTGTTAA
- the rpmG gene encoding 50S ribosomal protein L33 codes for MAREGFTFQCTDCKMENYISKKNKKNHPEKVELNKYCGKCNKHTAHKEKK; via the coding sequence ATGGCAAGAGAAGGATTTACATTTCAATGTACTGATTGCAAGATGGAAAACTACATTAGCAAGAAAAATAAAAAAAACCATCCTGAAAAAGTAGAATTAAATAAATATTGTGGTAAATGCAACAAGCACACTGCGCACAAAGAGAAAAAATAA
- the ftsY gene encoding signal recognition particle-docking protein FtsY, with amino-acid sequence MGFFKFLKEKIFNRKKTVEEKQKEIDQKQLKELEESKKLDKYTIAFDNESSLGRKILNLQNKHKQINEEFFEELEEILIMSDISSQLVYAIITHIKNEVKLRNLSLTKDIGELAADQMFVIYTNKSIVDTTLNYQDGRLNVFVFVGVNGSGKTTSVAKIAHKYMKMGKKVLVAAADTFRAGAVSQLDVWASRAGVDIIKPEKENADPASVVFDSLKKAKDENYDLLLIDTAGRLQNKINLMKELEKIYGIIKRFQNDAPHECLLVLDATTGQNGVSQAKHFKEVASPTGIILTKMDGTSKGGIVLSIKDEFDLNVKYIGLGEGLEDLQEFDLEKFIYAMTKDLINNE; translated from the coding sequence ATGGGATTTTTTAAATTTTTAAAAGAAAAAATATTTAACAGAAAAAAAACAGTTGAAGAAAAACAAAAAGAGATAGACCAAAAGCAACTTAAAGAACTTGAAGAGTCAAAAAAACTTGATAAGTATACAATTGCTTTTGACAATGAATCTAGTTTAGGCCGTAAAATTTTAAATTTACAAAACAAACACAAACAAATAAATGAGGAATTTTTTGAAGAACTAGAAGAAATTTTAATTATGTCTGATATAAGTTCACAACTTGTTTATGCGATAATTACACACATTAAAAACGAGGTAAAGCTTAGAAATCTTAGTTTAACAAAAGATATTGGGGAACTTGCTGCCGATCAAATGTTTGTTATTTACACTAATAAAAGTATTGTTGACACAACATTAAATTATCAAGATGGCCGCCTAAATGTTTTTGTTTTTGTTGGCGTTAATGGCTCAGGAAAGACAACCTCAGTTGCTAAAATTGCTCATAAATACATGAAAATGGGCAAAAAAGTTCTTGTTGCGGCAGCTGATACCTTCAGAGCAGGCGCTGTAAGTCAACTAGATGTTTGAGCTTCTAGAGCTGGTGTTGATATTATCAAACCAGAAAAAGAAAATGCTGACCCAGCATCAGTGGTTTTTGACTCATTAAAAAAAGCAAAAGATGAAAATTATGATCTGCTTTTAATTGATACTGCCGGAAGATTGCAAAATAAAATAAACTTAATGAAAGAGCTTGAAAAAATTTATGGAATTATTAAAAGATTTCAAAATGATGCTCCTCATGAGTGTTTACTTGTTCTAGATGCAACAACTGGCCAAAATGGTGTAAGTCAGGCTAAACATTTTAAGGAAGTTGCTAGTCCAACTGGTATTATTTTAACTAAAATGGATGGAACAAGCAAAGGTGGAATTGTTCTTTCAATAAAAGATGAGTTTGATTTAAATGTTAAATACATTGGGCTTGGTGAGGGATTGGAAGATCTTCAAGAATTTGACCTTGAAAAATTTATTTATGCAATGACTAAGGATTTAATCAATAATGAGTAA
- a CDS encoding sigma factor-like helix-turn-helix DNA-binding protein, which yields MSKITELDKREHLITLFEKYQNFLTQTQSQAFQLYFLEDMSYQEIANLTATTRTAAYDSVKKAINKLERLEQKMVQ from the coding sequence ATGAGTAAAATCACTGAGTTAGATAAAAGAGAGCATTTAATTACTTTATTTGAAAAATATCAAAATTTTTTGACTCAAACTCAATCGCAAGCTTTTCAACTTTATTTTTTGGAGGATATGAGTTATCAAGAAATTGCAAACTTAACTGCAACAACTCGAACTGCCGCATATGATAGTGTTAAAAAAGCGATCAACAAGTTGGAAAGACTTGAGCAAAAAATGGTTCAATAA
- a CDS encoding DUF402 domain-containing protein, whose amino-acid sequence MAFYGKFNKKIIDNAIQPYNLIIDKKIRLFLSIIIDAYAWKVYMPKNKNKEIMFPLLGAIVNVQAYKYNGYLYRQWNGVKVIRNTEDHFVLFMYKTKVAETEKTSWMYREPVIWFMPKNENFNALIMLKKRHNYIYINLASNPIYEDNTIKFIDFDLDIKCYPNKPFTVVDRDEFLTNSVKYQYPDEVKKMVYEALETVVEKEKTNQYFFKNKLVNYYIDIIKNDNSLPYNFREKTKNSRAK is encoded by the coding sequence ATGGCATTTTATGGTAAATTTAACAAAAAAATAATTGATAATGCCATTCAACCTTATAATTTAATTATTGATAAAAAAATACGATTGTTCTTATCAATAATAATAGACGCTTATGCGTGGAAGGTATATATGCCAAAAAATAAAAATAAAGAGATAATGTTTCCTCTTTTAGGCGCAATCGTGAATGTTCAAGCATACAAATATAATGGATATTTGTATAGACAGTGAAATGGTGTAAAAGTCATTAGAAATACTGAAGACCATTTCGTTTTGTTTATGTATAAAACAAAAGTTGCTGAAACTGAAAAGACATCTTGAATGTACAGGGAACCAGTAATTTGGTTTATGCCTAAAAATGAAAATTTTAATGCATTAATTATGCTCAAGAAAAGACATAACTATATTTATATCAATTTAGCATCTAATCCAATTTATGAAGATAACACCATTAAGTTTATAGACTTTGACTTAGACATTAAATGTTATCCAAATAAACCTTTTACTGTTGTAGATCGCGATGAATTTTTAACTAATTCAGTTAAGTACCAATACCCTGATGAAGTTAAAAAAATGGTTTATGAAGCACTTGAAACAGTTGTTGAAAAGGAAAAAACAAATCAATATTTTTTCAAAAATAAATTAGTGAATTATTACATTGATATTATTAAAAATGATAATTCATTACCATATAATTTTAGAGAAAAAACTAAGAATTCAAGAGCTAAATAA